The following proteins come from a genomic window of Micromonas commoda chromosome 2, complete sequence:
- a CDS encoding amino Acid/Auxin permease family (amino acid): MRAPHWSARAGDGGARGGVRMRRQKTGSWGEISGDEESGAPHPWDAADGADGWGPGSRDTSPTALALRGRRKSNNYAIGSGPGPSPERSSAGGKTPGTTSGNDEKTTTVNEAALNLANCVMGAGALSLPSYFKSCGVVLGILVLLLSGAWTWLSCEMMLRTADAVSQRFLRGKPVGTYEDLVDLTLGWRGRVATTAGIVLLQIGCLVGYANILTDVVSPFAIDILPPGLEPNRGAILAAVTLGGMLPMGVVVGGDAGGVLALVSKLSMSIVAVFAVALTCHAFAPGTIVASPGTTASPGEGADSLGVGVVDPSPVSPIVWFNPGGVMSALPLALFAFGAHPAVLPVVKTMRPQTLDANTKLVTTVLAACAVGYLMIGLGGYLSFRKATAGNVLRNVDGFFLGQTGAKAIKFGYALVILASVPTILLPLQKGAKDAYVALVPSAAIHISGGGPTPGKPPRPTNEKAKNPNEKANTANTAAASGVVVDVAPEVAARLAQGVALGSMLVALTLSLYVPNVAFAFGLTGSTCSFLVAFILPSLAYLSVTGTGPRGGARRRGRVNTTGVELGKADKADADVELREIEETVTEGGRSFVSAAGLSKPGAGRSGGANGNGWEWLQESESDLSDDPAASLVDKEKQNGHSRVVTTGKEPVFAGDRSERIATRRRRGFAKATIVLAVILMYFCTREVVREVWHERKIVEVVSKITDAKLEAAKLEKDVETIESAKEEYAESQKQFKGALTNATVALSDAERTGVGADELEKMNQTIAEKTKQFAKAPPAGGGVISDPPPAPNPKPKPSEKKKAPEPKPKPSTDGQPPPAGDETSVTDPSAGDEVIQKAEESLKKVEEVEAKSEEAKGKLEDALGLVDEKQRRKEEKERREESAWLEGWVKEHQGEDSSILANVDAGAKDAGKKDTDAKKKEEKKEEKKDKKDIKDKKRDEGGIDGAGDESSSSSSEDFVHENDVANDYADDKRKASGAGDGGPGKEPRKKNNATAAATAATDEEEENGGIPDPSDVVARADEKVKELSEQKQEVEKKTDEVLREAAAREGIDEDEANALAEALAATKMGASGVTEKKAPPPTVGSKGADPGADPGAAVPSTSTRAAGDGDAEEAKGEASEDLFTGRRRLF, encoded by the coding sequence ATGAGGGCACCCCAttggagcgcgcgcgcgggcgacggcggtgcccgcgggGGTGTTAGGATGCGCCGGCAGAAGACCGGATCGTGGGGGGAAAtatccggcgacgaggagtcgGGCGCGCCGCATCCGTGGGACGCGGCCGACGGGGCCGACGGATGGGGGCCCGGGAGCCGCGACACCTCCCCgaccgcgctggcgctgcgCGGACGACGAAAGTCGAACAACTACGCGATCGGGTCGGGTCCGGGTCCGTCGCCCGAGAGGTCCTCCGCCGGCGGTAAGACCCCGGGGACGACCTCAGGGAACGACGAGAAGACCACCACGgtgaacgaggcggcgctcaaccTCGCCAACTGCGTCatgggcgccggcgctctcTCGCTCCCGTCCTACTTCAAGTCCTGCGGCGTCGTGCTCGGCATCCTCGTGCTGCTCCTCAGCGGCGCGTGGACCTGGTTGAGCTGCGAGATGATGCTgcgcaccgcggacgcggtaTCGCAGCGGTTCCTACGGGGTAAACCCGTGGGCACGTACGAGGATCTGGTGGACCTGACTCTCGGATGGCGCGGCCGGgtcgccaccaccgcgggcaTCGTCCTCCTGCAGATTGGCTGCCTGGTCGGCTACGCGAACATCCTCACCGACGTCGTCTCGCCGTTCGCCATAGACATCCTGCCGCCCGGTTTGGAGCCCAACCGCGGGGCGAtactcgcggcggtgaccctGGGCGGCATGCTGCCCATGGGGGTcgtggtcggcggcgacgcggggggcgtccTGGCGCTGGTGTCGAAACTCTCGATGTCCATAGTCGCGGTGTTTGCGGTGGCGCTGACGTGCCACGCGTTCGCACCCGGAaccatcgtcgcgtccccggggacgacggcgtccccgggCGAAGGTGCCGACTCACTCGGGGTGGGAGTGGTCGACCCGTCCCCGGTGTCGCCGATCGTCTGGTTCAACCCCGGCGGGGTGATGTCGGCGCTCCCGCTGGCGCTCTTTGCGTTTGGAGCTCACCCCGCGGTTCTCCCGGTGGTGAAAACCATGCGCCCACAAACCCTCGACGCCAACACGAAGCTGGTCACCACCGTCTTGGCGGCCTGCGCCGTGGGTTACCTGATGATCGGCCTCGGTGGGTACCTGAGCTTTCgcaaggcgacggcgggtaACGTCCTGCGAAACGTCGACGGGTTCTTCCTCGGTCAGACTGGCGCCAAGGCGATCAAGTTCGGGTACGCGCTGGTCATCCTGGCGAGCGTCCCGACCATCTTGTTACCCCTGCAGAAgggcgcgaaggacgcgTACGTCGCTCTGgtcccgtccgcggcgattcACATCTCAGGAGGCGGGCCGACGCCGGGTAAGCCCCCGAGGCCAACAAACGAAAAAGCCAAAAACCCAAACGAAAAAGCCAACACTGCCAATACTGCCGCAgcctccggcgtcgtcgtggacgtcgcgcccgaggtggCCGCGCGTCTGGCGCAGGGCGTGGCGCTGGGTTCCATGCTCGTCGCCCTGACCCTTTCGCTGTACGTTCCCAACGTGGCCTTCGCCTTTGGCCTCACGGGTTCCACGTGCTCGTTCCTGGTGGCGTTCATACTGCCCTCGCTGGCGTACCTGTCGGTGACGGGAACCGGaccgcggggcggggcgaggcgaAGGGGGCGGGTGAACACCACGGGGGTGGAGCTGGGCAAGGCGGacaaggcggacgcggacgtggagtTGAGGGAAATTGAGGAAACGGTGACGGAAGGGGGTCGGTCCTTtgtgtcggcggcggggctaTCAAAGCCGGGCGCGGGAAggtccggcggcgccaacggCAACGGTTGGGAGTGGCTGCAGGAGAGCGAGAGCGACCTCTCGGacgaccccgccgcctccctcgtcgATAAGGAGAAGCAGAACGGTCACTCGCGCGTTGTGACGACGGGCAAAGAACCCGTCTTTGCCGGCGACAGGTCCGAGCGAATCGCCACCCGGCGCAGGCGAGGCTTCGCCAAAGCCACGATCGTTCTCGCGGTGATCCTCATGTACTTTTGCACCCGAGAGGTGGTCCGCGAGGTGTGGCACGAGCGCAAGATCGTGGAGGTTGTGTCCAAGATCACGGACGCCAAGCTGGAGGCTGCGAAACTCGAGAAGGACGTCGAGACGATTGAGTCGGCAAAGGAGGAATACGCGGAGTCTCAGAAACAGTTCAAGGGCGCGCTCACCAACGCCACGGTGGCGCTcagcgacgcggagcgcaccggcgtgggcgcggacgagctcgagaagatgAACCAGACCATCGCGGAGAAGACCAAGCAATTCGCGAAGGCtccgcccgcgggcgggggcgtcaTCTCGgacccgccccccgcgccaaACCCCAAACCCAAACCctccgagaagaagaaggcgccGGAGCCCAAACCGAAACCCAGCACGGACGGCCAGCCACCGCCCGCCGGGGATGAGACCTCCGTGACCGACCCGAGTGCCGGCGACGAAGTCATCcagaaggcggaggagagcCTGAAgaaggtggaggaggtggaggccaAGAGCGAGGAGGCCAAGGGTAAGCTGGAGGACGCGTTGGGATTGGTGGACGAGAAGCAGAGGCgaaaggaggagaaggagcggaGGGAGGAGAGCGCGTGGCTCGAGGGGTGGGTCAAGGAGCACCAAGGCGAGGACAGCTCCATCCTGGccaacgtcgacgcgggcgcgaaggaTGCCGGAAAGAAGGACACAgacgcgaagaagaaggaggagaagaaggaggagaagaaggacaaAAAGGACATAAAGGACAAAAAGAGGGACGAGGGGGGaatcgacggcgccggagacgagtcgtcgtcgtcgtcctcggaggaCTTTGTCCACGAAaacgacgtcgccaacgaTTACGCGGACGACAAGAGGAAGGCCTCGGGGGCTGGCGACGGTGGTCCGGGGAAGGAACCCCGGAAGAAGAACAACGCCACGgccgcggccacggcggcgacggacgaagAAGAGGAAAATGGGGGCATCCCGGATCcctccgacgtcgtcgccagggCGGACGAGAAGGTGAAGGAGCTCAGCGAGCAGAAGCAGGAGGTGGAGAAGAAAACGGACGAGGTGCTGagggaggctgcggcgcgggagggcatcgacgaggacgaggcgaacGCTTTGGCCgaagcgctcgcggcgacgaaaatgggcgcgagcggcgtcacGGAGAAGAAGGCACCACCACCGACGGTCGGCTCGAAGGGTGCCGACCCGGGTGCCGACCCGGGTGCCGCcgtgccgtcgacgtcgacgcgcgccgcgggggacggggacgcggaggaggcgaaggggGAAGCCTCGGAGGATCTCTTCACCGGGAGAAGGCGATTGTTTTGA
- a CDS encoding predicted protein, producing the protein MVRRRNVRAEDSDDEREGDRGDRSRRRDRASAVAKRRQTPSPPPANGPNATLDGGCEAANGAGATAVGFSKEDFDAIPPESRNAIVGTIDKVRKLDDGLRELAAIVDKCLDTDEQNHPEIPEDLFDVLKALEGYRLLTDVCAEGALRGLHPRDVFANLPPEFISEIGRNPIALLEKVTEGMPKLWRFLNEAHPEVIARHGSKLWKFLHEAYPKVVASCPSHIQGSDETKDARADEMESRRNTAVKHYVDNLTEMMDRLKEMENYVLQNVPETRVPGKDEELERRIRNATNALGRLSFEKQKKCLDKLDEIKKTAKRAEFASKLDSGEFDDEIFASLGNGSVDGSDLDDDDEDDDSDDDFPAPPSDTPYRYKVGDSVLVAWEPSSQDPPYDKGWRRAIVVDRHVAADTFEPHRAKLSARGRELAMLTAMYSLRDAGIDPVEVDESTRLPPIKVFIVPYVVKLTNDNGKEEKVPIPRDDPMHIRGCWEETKKCGKKPAKKLRFRANDQVEVWVGPGHALDGASHWIQGTVREYWSHYPGWGRGWDRNGRWLDGLRKDQVPYIVTPAGAEDEMAAHKAAHRLEQMYPPARSIQYGSMGVLNENTVLVLADTDEWIRFPKLRFRPGSRVECKIRDSSAANGGFHPGTVVGTFYREDHWRNGSCAPYQVRLDGERKLIYAPADNDSCIRALKGS; encoded by the coding sequence AAACGcaaccctcgacggcggttgcgaggcggcgaacggggcgGGTGCCACAGCCGTAGGTTTTTCGAAAGAGGATTTCGACGCCATCCCGCCGGAGTCCCGCAATGCCATCGTGGGCACCATCGATAAGGTCCGgaagctcgacgacggcttAAGGGAGCTCGCCGCTATCGTCGACAAGTGCCTCGATACGGATGAACAAAATCACCCCGAGATCCCCGAAGATCTCTTCGACGTCCTCAAAGCGCTCGAGGGATACAGGCTACTCACGGACGTGTGCGCAGAGGGCGCATTGCGGGGCCTGCACCCCAGGGATGTGTTCGCCAACCTCCCTCCCGAGTTCATCAGCGAGATCGGCCGCAATCCGATCGCCCTACTCGAGAAGGTCACCGAGGGCATGCCCAAGCTTTGGAGGTTTCTCAACGAGGCCCACCCCGAAGTTATTGCCCGCCACGGGTCCAAGCTTTGGAAGTTTCTCCACGAGGCCTACCCCAAAGTCGTCGCGAGCTGCCCATCACATATCCAGGGCTCTGATGAGACGAaggacgcgcgagccgacgAAATGGAATCGCGGCGAAACACCGCGGTGAAGCATTACGTCGATAATTTGACGGAGATGATGGACAGGCTAAAGGAGATGGAGAATTACGTGCTCCAAAATGTGCCGGAGACGCGCGTGCCAGGCAAAGACGAGGAGCTGGAGCGTCGCATACggaacgcgacgaacgcgctcgggcgGTTGTCCTTTGAAAAACAGAAAAAGTGCCTGGACAAGCTGGACGAGATCAAAAAGACGGCGAAGCGGGCCGAGTTCGCGTCCAAGCTGGACAGCGGGGAGTTTGACGACGAGATATTCGCATCCCTCGGGAACGGCTCCGTGGATGGCtcggacctcgacgacgacgacgaagacgacgattcggacgacgacttcccggcgccgccgagcgacaCCCCGTACAGGTACAAGGTGGGCGATTCCGTCCTGGTGGCGTGGGAACCCTCGTCCCAGGACCCGCCCTACGATAAGGGCTGGCGTCGCGCCATCGTGGTGGACAGGCACGTTGCCGCGGATACCTTCGAGCCGCACCGCGCGAAACtgtccgcgcgcggccgcgagctgGCGATGCTCACGGCGATGTACTCGCTGAGGGACGCGGGAATCGACCCGGTTGAGGTGGACGAGTCGACGCGGCTCCCGCCCATAAAGGTTTTCATCGTTCCCTACGTGGTGAAGCTGACGAACGACAACgggaaggaggagaaggtgcCGATTCCCCGGGACGACCCGATGCACATTCGCGGGTGCTGGGAGGAGACGAAGAAGTGCGGCAAGAAACCCGCGAAAAAGTTGCGATTTCGGGCCAACGACCAGGTGGAGGTGTGGGTGGGCCCCGGccacgccctcgacggcgcgtcccACTGGATCCAGGGCACCGTTCGCGAGTACTGGTCGCACTATCCGGGCTGGGGCCGGGGCTGGGATCGAAACGGGCGGTGGCTCGACGGACTGCGAAAGGACCAGGTTCCGTACATCGTCACACCCGCGGGAGCCGAGGACGAGATGGCGGCGCACAAGGCTGCGCACAGGCTCGAGCAGATGTACCCGCCCGCCAGGTCGATTCAGTACGGGTCGATGGGCGTCCTGAACGAAAACACGGTGCTGGTGCTCGCCGACACGGACGAGTGGATCCGATTCCCGAAGCTGAGGTTCAGGCCGGGTTCACGGGTCGAGTGCAAGATTCGAGACTCGAGCGCCGCAAACGGGGGGTTCCACCCGGGCACCGTCGTGGGAACTTTTTACAGGGAGGACCACTGGAGGAACGGGTCGTGCGCGCCGTATCAGGTGAGGCTGGACGGCGAACGGAAGCTGATTTACGCGCCGGCTGACAACGACAGCTGTATCCGCGCCCTAAAAGGTAGCTAG
- a CDS encoding predicted protein, which produces MWRRQCVDALRRAVSHGYAGSKGALLPLARQHHRAWVHNAAGSTGFYLDKTKYIVNAYGPDRPGLVSALAKALVDAKGNIETTRMARLGDECNITMLVSFTEQTKEEAEAFERAAGEIPGLRGTVRRTRTRHRRDEEEVDRSRWRRIFLQGPDFPGLVYQMTNYLASEGINVETLNTDTQPAPFGDEDLFTIDAVIEIGPDTSLVRFKKSIERLEKKLGVDIVVSDHERVDDE; this is translated from the coding sequence ATGTGGCGACGACagtgcgtcgacgccctccgccgcgcggtaTCCCACGGATATGCGGGCTCCAAGGGGGCGCTCCTccccctcgcgcgtcagcaTCACAGGGCGTGGGTGCACAACGCCGCGGGCAGCACCGGCTTTTACCTGGACAAGACCAAGTACATCGTCAACGCGTACGGCCCCGACCGCCCCGGCCTCGTCTCGGCTTTGGCGAAAGCCCTCGTGGACGCCAAGGGGAACATTGAGACCACGCGGATGGCccgtctcggcgacgagtgcAACATCACCATGCTCGTGTCCTTCACGGAGCAGACCAaggaagaggcggaggcgtttGAGCGAGCCGCCGGGGAGATCCCGGGCCTGCGGGGCACCGTCCGCAGGACGCGGACCAGGCAcaggcgcgacgaggaggaggtggaccgatcgcggtggcggcgcatATTCCTTCAGGGGCCCGATTTCCCGGGCTTGGTCTATCAGATGACCAACTACCTGGCGTCCGAGGGTATAAACGTCGAGACTTTAAATACCGACACGCAGCCGGCGCCGtttggcgacgaggacctgTTCACGATTGACGCCGTGATCGAGATCGGACCGGACACGAGCCTGGTGCGGTTCAAGAAGAGCATAGAGCGCCTGGAGAAGAAGCTCGGGGTGGACATCGTGGTATCCGaccacgaacgcgtcgacgacgagtaG
- a CDS encoding acetyltransferase-like/FAD linked oxidase (Has alpha/beta hydrolase fold - This catalytic domain is found in a very wide range of enzymes. Also has FAD N and C terms) — protein MGGKANEHDGGDHMKDAGIGLPATGASVVTFPSFTLDCGETLRDVQVAYSTYGALCASRDNGVVVGHSLTSNSVVHEWWGEMMGDGDRFAIDVAADFVVCVNYLGSPYGTTSPVVRDPRKSDGGWYGPDFPSPCTIRDNVRLQRMLLDHLGVRRLKMAIGGSMGCMLALEWGATYPEYVDSLCLIAGCGRHPDWAIGIGEVERFAVMAGEGWNGGDYDPSDPPKGGLAAARMTAMLTYRAPRSIDERFNRDLAGGDVRRRPSAEDEIAVRTHKNPAAVASLPFYDVENYLRYQGKKFTRRFDPNCYVQLTLTLDTHDVSAGRGAYHDVLASLTHKTMVVGITSDVLYPYHLQEELVRHMPNAEMYTIDSPHGHDAFLLEIDGLNAAIADWRRRTRPKSVEAGRGDDALHRELGAAETWDFLEVCPPVTQPYGVVDAKFVADVRALLSLSSKGESIDANREGPSANGHPSSRVLRGAEAVGEYAGDMGHHARHPPDLVVLPTTTEEVAAVVRLCYVRRVPIVPRGAGTGLEGGCVAYRGGVVIDTCLMKRISCVDGEQLAVVGAGVLKNELNKFLEPLGLIFGPDPSSNPSIGGMASTGGSGMSTLKYGTSKENVRSMTVVTPTGRVIRTRQPVRKSSTGYELNSLYLGAEGTLGVITELVVRLFPRPKVRCGAVVVFPDVRAAATTVVDAVRANLGTLLRCELMNDEGIKVTNVVFKTQLATAPTLFLEFVGNTREGAEGDWRVMLGMAQKNGAKTWRFAASGEELDELWDARRGCYLGAMRYRGLMAGDPRRKESVYVGDVCVPTSRLAECVALTEADFKAAGFPCVMCAHISDGNFHCLIPYAPEEEERLMALNDKVIARAIGMGGAASGEHGVGIGKIKHVCWEHGPFHVDCQRRLKRALDPRMIMNPGKIFTPEQSEEERRARHRHMGGPSTSKL, from the coding sequence ATGGGCGGCAAGGCGAATGAgcacgatggcggcgaccacATGAAAGACGCGGGGATCGGCCTCCCTGCCACCGGCGCCAGCGTCGTCACGTTCCCGTCCTTCACGCTCGACTGCGGCGAGACCTTGCGCGACGTGCAAGTCGCGTACTCAACCTACGGAGCGCTCTGCGCGTCGAGGGACAacggggtcgtcgtcgggcacTCGCTCACGTCCAACAGCGTGGTGCACGAGTGGTGGGGGGAGATgatgggcgacggcgaccggtTCGCCAtagacgtcgccgcggatttCGTGGTGTGCGTCAACTACCTCGGGTCCCCCTACGGCACCACGTCCCCCGTGGTTCGCGATCCGCGTAAATCGGACGGCGGGTGGTACGGACCCGACTTTCCCTCACCGTGCACCATACGCGATAACGTCAGATTGCAGCGGATGCTGTTGGACCACCTGGGCGTGCGGCGCCTCAAGATGGCGATAGGGGGCAGCATGGGGTGCATGCTGGCGCTGGAGTGGGGCGCCACCTATCCGGAATACGTGGACTCCCTTTGCCTCATCGCGGGATGCGGCAGGCACCCGGACTGGGCCATCGGCATAGGCGAGGTCGAGCGGTTCGCGGTCATGGCGGGCGAGGGATGGAACGGCGGGGACTACGATCCGAGCGATCCTCCCAAAGGAGgcctggccgcggcgaggatgaccGCCATGCTGACCTATCGCGCGCCCCGATCCATCGACGAACGATTCAACCGAGACCTCGCCGGAGGAGACGTTCGGAGGAGAccgagcgcggaggacgagatcGCGGTGCGTACGCACaagaaccccgccgcggtcgcgtcccTCCCCTTCTACGACGTCGAGAACTACCTGCGGTACCAGGGGAAAAAGTTCACCCGCCGCTTCGACCCCAACTGTTACGTTCAGCTCACGCTGACGTTGGACACCCACGACGTATCCGCGGGCCGGGGCGCCTaccacgacgtcctcgcgtccctcacACACAAGACGATGGTCGTGGGCATCACCAGCGATGTGCTGTACCCGTACCACCTGCAGGAGGAGCTGGTGAGGCACATGCCCAACGCGGAGATGTACACGATCGATTCCCCCCACGGGCACGACGCCTTTCTCCTGGAGATTGACGGACTcaacgccgccatcgccgactgGCGACGAAGGACCCGACCAAAGAGTGTCGAAgccgggcgcggtgacgacgcgctccaccgcgagctcggcgcggcggagacttGGGACTTCCTCGAGGTTTGCCCGCCGGTGACTCAACCGTACGGAGTCGTGGATGCCAAattcgtcgccgacgtccgaGCCCTTCTTTCGCTCTCATCGAAGGGCGAATCAATCGACGCGAATCGAGAGGGGCCAAGCGCGAACGGGCATCCATCGTCTCGCGTGCTTCgaggcgcggaggcggtcgGGGAGTACGCCGGGGACATGGGCCACCACGCGCGACACCCGCCGGACCTGGTGGTGCTCCCGACGACCACCGAGGAGGTCGCGGCTGTCGTCCGGTTGTGCTACGTGCGAAGGGTGCCGATCGTCCCGAGGGGCGCCGGGACCGGGCTCGAGGGCGGGTGCGTCGCGTaccggggcggcgtcgtgatCGACACGTGCCTGATGAAGCGCATCTCGTGCGTGGACGGGGAACAGCTCGCGGTGGTGGGCGCCGGGGTGCTGAAGAACGAGCTGAACAAGTTTCTCGAACCCCTCGGCTTGATCTTCGGCCCTGATCCGTCGTCGAACCCCTCCATCGGCGGTATGGCCAGCaccggcggcagcggcatGAGCACGCTCAAGTACGGCACCAGCAAGGAGAACGTCCGGTCCATGACCGTCGTCACCCCAACCGGGCGCGTGATTCGAACCAGGCAACCGGTGCGCAAGTCCAGCACGGGTTACGAGCTCAACTCGCTGTACTTGGGCGCGGAGGGAACGTTAGGGGTCAtcaccgagctcgtcgtcagGTTATTCCCGCGGCCGAAGGTTCggtgcggcgccgtcgtcgtgttCCCGGAcgtacgcgccgcggcgacgacggtggtggacgcggtgcgagCTAACTTAGGCACCCTGCTCAGGTGCGAGCTCATGAACGACGAGGGAATCAAGGTGACTAACGTCGTGTTCAAGACGCAACTGGCGACTGCGCCGACGCTGTTCCTCGAGTTTGTTGGGAACACGCGTgagggcgcggagggggACTGGCGAGTGATGCTCGGGATGGCGCAAAAAAACGGCGCCAAGACGTGGCGGTTCGCCGCTTCGGGTGAGGAGTTGGACGAGCTGTGGGACGCCCGCCGGGGGTGTTACCTTGGCGCGATGAGGTACCGCGGTTTGATGGCGGGGGATCCGCGACGGAAGGAGTCCGTgtacgtcggcgacgtgtgcgtgccgacgtcgaggctggCGGAGTGCGTGGCGTTGACAGAGGCTGACTTCAAAGCGGCGGGTTTCCCGTGCGTGATGTGCGCTCACATCAGCGACGGTAACTTTCACTGCCTGATACCCTACGctcccgaggaggaggagaggttGATGGCCCTCAACGACAAGgtgatcgcgcgcgcgatcggcatgggaggcgccgcgtccggcgagcacggcgtgGGTATCGGCAAGATCAAGCACGTGTGCTGGGAGCACGGCCCGTTCCACGTGGACTGCCAGCGTCGATTGAAGCGAGCGCTGGACCCGCGAATGATCATGAACCCCGGTAAGATATTCACGCCGGAGcagagcgaggaggagagacGGGCCCGTCACAGGCACATGGGCGGCCCGTCGACGAGTAAACTCTGA
- a CDS encoding predicted protein — protein sequence MKVSITEVTIGDGDVATKGSTVTMRYRGTLDSDGSEFDAGKIDFTLYAGEVIKGWDKGIEGMKVGGKRVLVIPPKLGYGKRGSPPEIPGDATLVFDVELLAVR from the coding sequence ATGAAGGTGTCCATCACGGAGGTCACCatcggggacggcgacgtggcgaCGAAGGGAAGCACGGTGACGATGCGGTACCGCGGAACCTTGGACTCCGATGGGTCCGAGTTTGACGCCGGCAAGATCGATTTCACCCTGTACGCAGGCGAAGTCATCAAGGGGTGGGACAAGGGCATCGAGGGGATGAAGGTCGGGGGCAAGCGCGTGCTCGTCATCCCTCCGAAGCTCGGGTACGGCAAGAGGGGATCCCCTCCGGAGATCCCCGGGGACGCCACGCTCGtgttcgacgtcgagctcctcgccgtccggTGA
- a CDS encoding predicted protein, with translation MSEVEFVLLRHGQTRWNREGIIQGQEDAELDGDGVTQAEALGAALAGGRFGTIDAVASSDLSRASETAYRVADALNMPASTVTLHKELRERHMGVLQGVSRRDADALMPEIWRTFRRGSDDDYAVPGGGESYNDHWDRAVGWMEHAAAKVYPHGARVAVVTHGGTLHVLKDRCDVDDPPRGDARRRRGVVHNCSVGVIRICVDASGDRRGWRCIAWGDTSHLDEANVGSLPHGFGGEAGGA, from the coding sequence ATGTCCGAGGTGGAGTTCGTCCTGTTGAGGCACGGCCAGACGCGGTGGAACCGCGAGGGCATCATTCAAGGccaggaggacgcggagctggacggcgacggggtgacgcaggcggaggcgctcggggcTGCGCTCGCCGGTGGGCGGTTCGGgaccatcgacgccgtcgcgtcaTCCGACCTATCCCGCGCGTCCGAAACCGCttaccgcgtcgccgacgcgctgaacATGCCGGCGAGTACCGTGACGCTGCACAAGGAGCTTCGGGAGCGGCACATGGGCGTCCTTCAGGGGGTAtcgaggcgcgacgccgacgcgctgatGCCCGAGATTTGGCGAACGTTTCGAAGGggttccgacgacgactacgccgtgccgggcggcggggagagTTACAACGACCACTGGGACAGGGCAGTCGGTTGGATGgaacacgccgccgcgaaggtatacccgcacggcgcgagggtcgcggtGGTGACGCACGGGGGCACGCTGCACGTCCTCAAAGACAggtgcgacgtcgacgatccTCCGAGGGGggatgcgcgtcgccgccgaggggtGGTGCACAACTGCAGCGTCGGGGTGATCAGGATatgcgtcgacgcgagcggagatcggcgcgggtggaggTGCATCGCGTGGGGTGACACGTCGCACTTGGACGAGGCGAACGTCGGGTCTTTGCCGCACGGattcggcggcgaagcgggcGGCGCTTGA